One genomic region from Haloterrigena gelatinilytica encodes:
- a CDS encoding PadR family transcriptional regulator, translating to MREETHNTESVFDELSRAATADSQSESYDISLGTTAESTKDVERELDELMDQVNAALPTDDVTFDEALIKENLDEILLMLIALHEETHGKELLSDLTHLFGAQLSPGTVYPCLHALEEEGVLSMHAKVRTKEYSIADEEFVRSTVERTMVQHLAFGLLLYAFLPRL from the coding sequence ATGCGTGAGGAAACCCACAATACCGAGTCCGTCTTCGACGAACTGTCGAGGGCGGCGACTGCGGATTCACAGTCGGAATCGTACGATATCTCGCTTGGAACGACGGCGGAGTCGACCAAGGACGTCGAGCGCGAGCTCGACGAGCTAATGGATCAGGTCAACGCGGCGCTGCCGACCGACGACGTCACGTTCGACGAGGCGCTGATCAAGGAGAACCTGGACGAGATTCTCCTGATGCTGATCGCCTTACACGAGGAGACCCACGGCAAGGAACTCCTCTCGGATCTGACTCATCTCTTCGGCGCCCAGCTCAGTCCCGGCACCGTCTACCCGTGCCTCCACGCGCTGGAGGAGGAGGGCGTGCTGTCGATGCACGCGAAGGTTCGAACCAAGGAGTACTCCATCGCGGACGAGGAGTTCGTCAGATCGACCGTCGAGCGAACGATGGTCCAGCATCTGGCCTTCGGACTGTTGCTGTACGCGTTCCTGCCGCGGCTCTGA
- a CDS encoding ATPase domain-containing protein encodes MTDYHSIGLTGRDRVNNAIGGGIPEGSVVLIEGVDGAGKSALSQRFSYGMATEGTYVTYISTELESWEFVQQMNSLSYDVVDLLLEEQLLFLHANVDTHDEGKKRQLLARFASAKTLWKADVVYVDTLSALLRNDPNYEAVIDDGDEDHVIQRLVSFLRQVTMQDKTVVLTVDPSSVGDDALRPLRNVADVYFEIETNTVGQEIRRKVLVRRFQNMKSPVDDSIGFSVQQGRGISIVSRTVA; translated from the coding sequence ATGACCGACTACCACTCCATCGGATTGACAGGGCGGGACCGCGTGAACAACGCCATCGGCGGCGGCATCCCCGAGGGCAGCGTCGTGCTCATCGAGGGCGTCGACGGCGCCGGCAAGAGCGCGCTCTCCCAGCGCTTCTCCTACGGGATGGCCACCGAAGGGACCTACGTCACCTACATCTCGACGGAACTCGAGTCCTGGGAGTTCGTCCAGCAGATGAACTCGCTGTCCTACGACGTCGTCGACCTCCTGTTAGAGGAACAGCTGCTGTTCCTCCACGCGAACGTCGACACGCACGACGAAGGGAAAAAGCGGCAACTGCTGGCTCGCTTCGCGAGCGCGAAGACGCTCTGGAAGGCCGACGTGGTCTACGTCGACACGCTCTCGGCGCTGTTGCGCAACGACCCCAACTACGAGGCGGTTATCGACGACGGTGACGAGGACCACGTGATCCAGCGGCTGGTCTCGTTTCTCCGGCAGGTCACGATGCAGGACAAGACGGTCGTGTTGACGGTCGATCCGTCGAGCGTCGGCGACGACGCGTTACGGCCGCTGCGGAACGTGGCCGACGTCTACTTCGAGATCGAGACGAACACGGTCGGCCAGGAGATCCGACGGAAGGTGTTGGTGCGACGGTTCCAGAACATGAAGAGCCCGGTCGACGACTCCATCGGTTTCAGCGTTCAGCAGGGCCGTGGCATCTCGATCGTCAGTAGGACGGTGGCGTAA
- a CDS encoding DUF7112 family protein has protein sequence MADRIASDHPSVQTVRSTCAETTTGVRLEIPADDREAFPTDEVVRIVIEGEELFGRVERALTGDDLSIPGVYETPDAARDPSEATDRLIEWVDAGSVSKGGSVLIDVVEPDFLYGLRAPGETTYYDAYEPPSNSLSDIAKDLEEQ, from the coding sequence ATGGCAGATCGAATTGCGAGCGACCATCCGTCAGTGCAGACGGTTCGGTCGACCTGCGCGGAGACGACGACGGGCGTGCGCCTCGAGATCCCGGCCGACGACCGGGAGGCGTTTCCGACCGACGAGGTCGTCCGGATCGTCATCGAGGGCGAGGAGCTGTTCGGCCGAGTCGAACGGGCGTTGACCGGCGACGACCTGTCGATTCCGGGCGTCTACGAGACGCCGGACGCGGCGCGCGATCCGAGCGAGGCGACGGATCGGCTTATCGAGTGGGTCGACGCGGGAAGCGTCTCGAAGGGCGGCTCGGTACTGATCGACGTCGTCGAGCCCGACTTCCTCTACGGACTGCGTGCACCCGGCGAGACGACCTACTACGACGCGTACGAACCGCCGAGCAACAGCTTGAGCGACATCGCAAAGGATCTCGAAGAGCAGTAA
- a CDS encoding flagellin, whose protein sequence is MGFSTSGAAAILFVGALVAVGIAYPVIQTAHEDRRAAIDDRDDRSLDLRNTDLELEETTYNDSSDNLTVNATNVGSTTLSVSETDLLIDGEYEPNGEWLEVRVDGTTGRELWQPGETLSIVVSTADRPDRVKLVTEHGVAATTTEV, encoded by the coding sequence ATGGGATTCAGTACCAGTGGCGCGGCCGCGATCCTCTTCGTCGGCGCGCTCGTCGCCGTCGGGATCGCGTATCCGGTTATCCAGACGGCCCACGAGGACCGCCGGGCCGCGATCGACGACCGCGACGACCGGTCGCTCGATCTGCGCAACACCGATCTCGAACTCGAGGAGACGACCTACAACGATTCGAGCGACAATCTCACCGTGAACGCGACGAACGTCGGCTCGACGACGCTGTCGGTCTCCGAGACGGATCTGCTGATCGACGGCGAGTACGAGCCCAACGGCGAGTGGCTCGAGGTTCGAGTCGACGGCACCACCGGCCGGGAGCTGTGGCAGCCCGGCGAAACGCTGTCGATCGTCGTCTCGACCGCCGACCGACCGGACAGAGTGAAGCTCGTGACCGAACACGGCGTCGCCGCGACGACGACGGAGGTGTGA
- a CDS encoding FlaD/FlaE family flagellar protein — protein sequence MIGSKPYLETLEQSAGRTDATIQWARFLGETFGTTGALNCLRYYENLGWISPLVRKQMVSYLRGLSLGEIHNKRYDEPTTLEYPLESLSGTLFSTHAQSLEYIATIRGDDLEEHVMIARMAERRVERQIDEDDEDGDPDEMVSIIRDGPSTY from the coding sequence ATGATAGGATCAAAACCGTACCTCGAGACGCTCGAACAATCGGCCGGGCGGACCGACGCGACCATCCAGTGGGCCCGCTTTCTCGGTGAAACATTCGGGACGACGGGGGCGCTCAACTGCCTGCGCTACTACGAGAACCTCGGCTGGATCAGTCCGCTCGTGCGCAAACAGATGGTCTCCTATCTGCGGGGCCTCTCCCTGGGAGAGATCCACAACAAACGGTACGACGAACCGACGACCCTGGAGTACCCCCTCGAGTCGCTCAGCGGAACGCTGTTTAGCACCCACGCCCAGAGTCTCGAGTACATCGCGACGATCCGCGGCGACGATCTCGAGGAACACGTCATGATCGCCCGGATGGCCGAACGACGCGTCGAACGGCAGATCGACGAGGACGACGAGGACGGAGATCCCGACGAGATGGTGAGCATCATCCGGGACGGTCCGTCGACGTACTGA
- a CDS encoding 30S ribosomal protein S6e, with translation MASFTVVVGDPDSGSSYQLEAEEQDANRFIGKSIGEEVDGGAVGLDGYTLEITGGSDDAGRPLNPEVAGSNLKEVLMKERQTGYKPSRDGERRRITVRGREVSDAVAQINASIVDRGSTDVDELLGDAEDGE, from the coding sequence ATGGCAAGTTTCACTGTCGTCGTCGGCGACCCCGACTCCGGGTCGTCCTATCAGCTCGAGGCGGAGGAACAGGACGCGAATCGGTTTATCGGCAAGTCGATCGGCGAGGAAGTCGACGGCGGCGCGGTCGGTCTCGACGGCTACACGCTCGAGATCACCGGCGGCTCGGACGACGCCGGGCGACCGCTGAACCCCGAGGTCGCGGGCTCGAACCTCAAGGAAGTCCTGATGAAGGAGCGCCAGACGGGCTACAAGCCGTCTCGCGACGGTGAGCGCCGCCGCATCACGGTTCGCGGCCGCGAGGTCTCCGACGCCGTCGCACAGATCAACGCCTCGATCGTCGACCGCGGCAGCACCGACGTCGACGAGCTGCTCGGCGACGCCGAGGACGGCGAGTAA
- a CDS encoding FlaD/FlaE family flagellar protein, with the protein MNFGLATLRELIEDFLSNSGGRRGRQREQHRESDEFDGEEGAGSAGAPESGDESAESPADLAADDDTESDAEEESSGGSGLFGRGSADGDDEDDIDDLYYRIEELEEELEDKENELGSVQDSQQHVAEQVEEMNDRVQQLLGVYDQVTDDVNPFTGEGEAQNGFGVFGEDEAGAETRATDGAGIRANIESNADGDETVSFDDLKGVIEDAAAAQPSDGETITFDEEAVDGDDTHVAVRATDSVDDSDASSGAADGEHDDESTGDEPDDATLTTLADTYATDIIVFEWLTQLVRTGGSAATLRAISYYAEIGWIDEEVKTHLESVLSGPDLDMNVDPGSTPEELTAEDHADSYTYIMKLQEIHETRREVETDGPTEAGSTP; encoded by the coding sequence ATGAATTTCGGACTCGCAACCCTCCGCGAACTCATCGAAGACTTCCTCAGTAACAGCGGCGGCCGTCGCGGCCGCCAGCGCGAGCAGCACCGAGAGAGCGACGAGTTCGATGGGGAAGAGGGCGCCGGGTCGGCCGGCGCGCCGGAATCCGGCGACGAATCCGCGGAATCCCCCGCTGATCTAGCTGCCGACGACGACACCGAGTCCGATGCCGAGGAAGAAAGCAGCGGTGGGAGCGGCCTGTTCGGACGCGGCTCCGCGGACGGAGACGACGAGGACGATATCGACGACCTCTATTACCGGATCGAGGAGCTCGAGGAGGAACTCGAGGACAAGGAGAACGAGCTGGGGTCGGTCCAGGACTCCCAGCAACACGTCGCGGAGCAGGTCGAGGAGATGAACGATCGCGTCCAGCAGCTGCTGGGCGTCTACGATCAGGTTACGGACGACGTGAACCCGTTCACCGGCGAGGGCGAAGCCCAGAACGGCTTCGGCGTCTTCGGCGAGGACGAAGCGGGCGCCGAGACGCGGGCGACGGACGGAGCCGGGATCCGGGCCAACATCGAGTCGAACGCCGACGGCGACGAGACGGTTTCGTTCGACGACCTCAAGGGCGTGATCGAGGACGCCGCGGCGGCCCAGCCGTCGGACGGCGAGACGATCACGTTCGACGAGGAGGCGGTCGACGGAGACGATACGCACGTCGCGGTACGGGCGACGGACAGCGTCGACGATTCGGACGCGTCGTCCGGGGCCGCGGACGGCGAGCACGACGACGAGTCGACGGGCGACGAGCCGGACGACGCGACGCTGACGACGCTCGCGGACACGTACGCGACGGACATCATCGTCTTCGAGTGGCTTACCCAGTTAGTCAGAACGGGTGGATCGGCCGCGACCCTGCGGGCGATCTCCTACTACGCCGAGATCGGTTGGATCGACGAGGAGGTCAAGACGCACCTCGAGAGCGTGCTCAGCGGGCCGGACCTCGATATGAACGTCGATCCCGGCTCGACGCCGGAGGAGCTGACCGCCGAGGACCACGCGGACAGCTACACGTACATCATGAAGCTACAGGAGATCCACGAGACGAGACGGGAGGTCGAAACCGACGGCCCGACGGAGGCGGGGTCGACCCCGTGA
- the flaJ gene encoding archaellar assembly protein FlaJ, whose amino-acid sequence MSTETQSAPDTSARSFLESLATAYASMEMSSGRYLLLAITPAFGIFIGGVALIIALGLPLFVGLPVVLLSLLAMVVAIIYPKLSQDRKRKQVRQRFHLFLTHITVLSMTNINRVEIFRTLAEEDEYDALAEEMGYLVALVDTWNQSLDDACRIRAKQTPSPLLTDFLERLAYTVGGGQQISEFLMDEQDTIIQQFVTRYEADLAKLDVMKELYMSMMLSVAFVLVFAIVLPILIGTSPTLLIAGTIAMFAIVQVGFVYAIHVVSPYDPTWYIEETDGEGPMKRIPRALAIGIGGTLVLAIGVLLVILGYLPFVADRVPLPILAAIPVTPLLLPGWRIREEESKVKDRDSEFPSFIRALGTVESVKQTSTGSVLESLRKKDFGALTANVDALYKRLNMRIDNVRSWRLFAAETGSYLIQKFGDMYVVGRQMGGDPQVLGNVISKNQNEVLKVREKRQQATTTLIGVLYGITAASVFSFFIGLEVVEIMMDITGEMDLGEQSRVAGDLMHTEQYDLVTIEYLLLGTVLVNAALSAVMIRITDRGHLLSGLVHFVFLTWLGALVATSTQYVVNFVM is encoded by the coding sequence ATGTCCACAGAGACCCAATCCGCGCCGGACACCAGCGCTCGATCGTTCCTCGAGTCGCTCGCCACGGCGTACGCGTCCATGGAGATGTCCTCCGGGCGGTATCTCCTCCTCGCGATCACCCCGGCGTTCGGGATCTTCATCGGCGGGGTAGCGCTGATAATCGCGCTGGGGCTGCCGCTGTTCGTCGGCCTGCCGGTCGTCCTGTTGAGTCTGCTGGCGATGGTCGTCGCGATCATCTACCCGAAACTCTCTCAGGATCGGAAGCGAAAGCAGGTCCGCCAGCGGTTTCACCTCTTTCTGACCCACATCACGGTCCTTTCGATGACGAACATCAACCGCGTCGAAATCTTCCGCACCTTAGCCGAGGAAGACGAGTACGACGCGCTGGCCGAGGAGATGGGCTACCTCGTCGCGCTGGTCGACACGTGGAACCAGAGTCTCGACGACGCCTGCCGGATCCGCGCCAAGCAGACGCCGAGTCCGCTCCTGACGGACTTCCTCGAGCGACTCGCCTACACGGTCGGCGGCGGCCAGCAGATCAGCGAGTTCCTGATGGACGAACAGGACACGATCATCCAGCAGTTCGTCACCAGGTACGAGGCCGATCTGGCGAAACTCGACGTGATGAAGGAACTGTACATGTCGATGATGCTGTCGGTGGCGTTCGTGCTCGTGTTCGCGATCGTCCTGCCGATCCTGATCGGGACGAGTCCGACGCTGCTCATCGCCGGGACGATCGCCATGTTCGCGATCGTCCAAGTCGGGTTCGTCTACGCGATCCACGTGGTGTCGCCGTACGATCCGACGTGGTACATCGAGGAGACGGACGGGGAGGGTCCGATGAAACGAATCCCGCGCGCGCTCGCGATCGGTATCGGCGGCACCCTCGTCCTCGCTATCGGCGTCCTCCTCGTTATCCTCGGCTACCTCCCGTTCGTCGCCGATCGAGTACCGCTGCCGATCCTCGCGGCGATCCCCGTGACGCCGCTGCTCCTGCCCGGGTGGCGCATCCGCGAAGAAGAGAGCAAGGTCAAGGACCGCGACAGCGAGTTCCCCAGCTTCATCCGGGCGCTGGGGACCGTCGAGAGCGTCAAGCAAACCTCGACGGGGAGCGTCCTCGAGAGCTTACGCAAGAAGGACTTCGGGGCGCTGACCGCGAACGTCGACGCCCTCTACAAGCGACTCAACATGCGGATCGACAACGTTCGCTCGTGGCGGCTGTTCGCCGCGGAGACCGGGTCGTACCTCATCCAGAAGTTCGGTGACATGTACGTCGTCGGCCGACAGATGGGCGGCGATCCGCAGGTGCTGGGGAACGTGATCAGCAAGAACCAGAACGAGGTGCTCAAGGTCCGCGAGAAGCGCCAGCAGGCGACGACGACGCTGATCGGCGTCCTCTACGGGATCACCGCGGCGAGCGTCTTCTCGTTTTTCATCGGCCTCGAGGTCGTCGAGATCATGATGGACATCACCGGCGAGATGGATCTGGGCGAGCAGAGCCGAGTCGCGGGGGACCTCATGCACACCGAACAGTACGACCTCGTCACTATCGAGTATCTGCTGCTCGGGACGGTCCTGGTCAACGCCGCGCTGTCGGCGGTCATGATCCGGATCACCGACCGCGGCCACCTGCTCAGCGGGCTGGTCCACTTCGTCTTCCTCACGTGGCTCGGCGCGCTCGTCGCGACCAGCACGCAGTACGTGGTCAACTTCGTGATGTGA
- a CDS encoding type II/IV secretion system ATPase subunit: MSDFGTARLENKLDALADEYPHLREHLEWFYEEYNEYPKLIDEPSSEWESHRPNVIYVAEEPIFCHVYGDLGISTTYYCVEPTLEGEDEELYDRIRRRILDKSVTRPAPGDNEEFEEHLDELLDDVVEVTSGITGQSIGRLKSFGTSKISLSQDQFDRLRYQLQRDIVGLGPLEPVMTDPANEDIHVIGPKQCYLDHGTYGMIEATVDFGTPEEFEQWLRNMGERMNHPVSDSDPVIDATLPDGSRINIIYSDDVSVQGPSLTIRQGEEIPLSVFQITKWGTISPELAAYLWLCLENEQTVFVVGETASGKTTTLNAALSFIPRDAKIYTAEDTAEVIPPHDTWQQLLTREGSGDESADVDMFDLVAAALRSRPDYIIVGEVRGAEGQMAFQAAQTGHPVMLTFHASDIVSMIQRFTGAPINVPETFMDNCDVALFQNRVKQGDDVLRRVTSVQEIEGYSDYEGGVVTRQAFKWDPRDDDVSFTGRNNSYVLEEQIATLLGYEDTREIYDELDRRAEIIRQLIDADILGYHEVNKAIADFQRDGIEGLPIRIRNLNQFA, translated from the coding sequence ATGTCGGACTTCGGAACCGCGCGACTCGAGAACAAACTGGACGCGCTGGCCGACGAGTACCCCCACCTCCGGGAACACCTCGAGTGGTTCTACGAGGAGTACAACGAGTACCCGAAACTCATCGACGAACCCTCGAGCGAGTGGGAATCCCACCGGCCCAACGTCATCTACGTGGCCGAGGAACCGATCTTCTGTCACGTCTACGGCGATCTGGGGATCAGCACGACCTACTACTGCGTCGAACCGACCCTCGAGGGCGAGGACGAGGAGCTGTACGACCGCATCCGCCGCCGGATCCTCGACAAGAGCGTCACGCGACCGGCGCCCGGCGACAACGAGGAGTTCGAGGAGCACTTGGACGAACTCCTCGACGACGTCGTCGAGGTCACGTCGGGGATCACCGGCCAGTCGATCGGTCGGCTCAAGTCCTTCGGGACCAGCAAGATCTCCCTCTCGCAGGACCAGTTCGATCGGCTGCGCTACCAGCTCCAGCGGGACATCGTCGGGCTCGGACCGCTCGAGCCCGTGATGACCGACCCGGCGAACGAGGACATCCACGTCATCGGACCCAAGCAGTGTTACCTCGATCACGGCACCTACGGCATGATCGAGGCGACGGTCGACTTCGGCACGCCCGAGGAGTTCGAGCAGTGGCTGCGCAACATGGGCGAGCGGATGAACCACCCCGTCAGCGACTCCGACCCGGTGATCGACGCGACGCTGCCCGACGGCTCGCGTATCAACATCATCTACTCCGACGACGTCTCCGTGCAGGGGCCCTCGCTGACGATCCGTCAGGGCGAGGAGATCCCGCTGTCGGTCTTCCAGATCACGAAGTGGGGGACGATCTCGCCGGAACTGGCCGCGTACCTCTGGCTCTGTCTCGAGAACGAGCAGACGGTGTTCGTCGTCGGCGAGACGGCGTCGGGGAAGACGACGACGCTGAACGCCGCGCTCTCCTTTATCCCCCGGGACGCGAAGATCTACACCGCGGAGGACACCGCCGAGGTCATCCCGCCCCACGACACCTGGCAGCAACTGCTCACCCGCGAGGGATCGGGCGACGAGTCGGCCGACGTCGACATGTTCGACCTGGTCGCGGCCGCGCTGCGTTCACGTCCCGACTACATCATCGTGGGCGAGGTCCGCGGAGCGGAGGGGCAGATGGCGTTCCAGGCGGCCCAGACCGGTCACCCGGTCATGCTGACCTTCCACGCCAGCGACATCGTCTCGATGATCCAGCGGTTTACCGGCGCCCCGATCAACGTCCCCGAGACGTTCATGGACAACTGCGACGTCGCCCTGTTCCAGAACCGGGTCAAGCAGGGCGACGACGTCCTCCGACGGGTTACCTCGGTCCAGGAGATCGAGGGCTACTCCGATTACGAGGGCGGCGTGGTCACCCGGCAGGCGTTCAAGTGGGACCCCCGCGACGACGACGTCTCCTTTACCGGCCGAAACAACTCCTACGTCCTGGAGGAACAGATCGCGACGCTGCTGGGGTACGAGGACACCCGCGAGATCTACGACGAACTCGACCGGCGCGCCGAGATCATCCGACAGCTGATCGACGCCGACATCCTGGGCTACCACGAGGTCAACAAGGCCATCGCCGACTTCCAGCGCGACGGCATCGAAGGTCTCCCGATTCGGATCCGCAACCTCAACCAGTTCGCCTGA
- a CDS encoding flagellar protein G, with product MASDSVSSLILFIAAMLVAAGVAGTLVTNVTEISGSIDTYGGEVKEKIDTDVEIISDPGSDAIYNDTSENVSVLIKNTGQKTLASDGSALDVLIDGEYVSSESATFTVHEGSSDTWRRGEVAELELEQKLEPETEHRIVVIVNGDEETLRFYVP from the coding sequence ATGGCGAGTGACTCCGTCTCGTCGCTGATCCTCTTTATCGCGGCGATGCTCGTCGCGGCCGGCGTCGCCGGGACCCTCGTGACCAACGTCACCGAGATCAGCGGCTCGATCGACACCTACGGCGGCGAGGTCAAAGAGAAGATCGACACCGACGTCGAGATCATCAGCGATCCGGGCAGCGATGCGATATACAACGACACGAGCGAAAACGTCTCCGTGCTCATCAAGAACACCGGCCAAAAGACCCTTGCCAGCGACGGCTCTGCACTCGACGTACTGATCGACGGTGAGTACGTCTCGAGCGAATCAGCTACGTTCACCGTCCACGAAGGGAGTTCGGACACGTGGCGGCGCGGCGAGGTCGCCGAACTCGAACTCGAGCAGAAACTCGAACCGGAGACCGAGCACCGGATCGTCGTCATCGTCAACGGCGACGAGGAAACGCTCCGATTCTACGTGCCATGA
- a CDS encoding SHOCT domain-containing protein, with protein MPRLGSLLLKSAGALLLAFIALSVIATVVGIVLSVVATVVTAVATLAMLAVVVLAAVGLVSLLRDDGGGDGLETEYGRDGARSTDVREERLRSQYVDGELSEAEFERELDRLLEDGNGRTDGLDARRSRDSTTDRTRLWDR; from the coding sequence ATGCCCCGACTCGGATCACTCCTGCTCAAGAGCGCCGGCGCCCTCCTGCTCGCGTTCATCGCGCTCAGCGTCATCGCGACGGTCGTCGGTATCGTCCTCTCGGTCGTCGCGACCGTCGTGACGGCCGTCGCGACGCTCGCGATGCTCGCCGTCGTCGTCCTCGCCGCCGTCGGACTCGTCTCCCTGCTCCGAGACGACGGCGGAGGAGACGGTCTCGAGACCGAGTACGGACGCGACGGCGCCCGGTCGACCGACGTTCGCGAGGAACGCCTCCGCTCGCAGTACGTCGATGGCGAACTCAGCGAGGCCGAGTTCGAACGGGAACTCGACCGTCTGCTCGAGGACGGAAACGGTCGAACCGACGGTCTCGACGCGCGGCGCTCGCGCGACTCGACGACCGATCGAACGCGGCTCTGGGATCGGTAG
- a CDS encoding polyprenyl synthetase family protein, which yields MTGYSDPTTTDGSVTGREADETARNARDQPPAGPTGGLAEPIRALATASLPPRDRSLPATLCTNAGEVGLEAADSHTRPDSDRLGRLLEPVATSVVLLEGYVRLRLALVAGADGGDHDARVQTADATPEWLSVLLENVRFPADRDAVLLASDHLHAGAYATVADAPLPAERRLELYRLLTEGSSALARRFLLLSDAAPVDERRGAIDSAAVEATLAETAGALGATVVGAPTETRTALRTYSHAVMTALTSRTSVASDTDLRSRAARILAGEAETPAGTAPRDGAESGGPTVESHLERARGALESLADAVETTGSGSTPLDRLERATRLPFSG from the coding sequence ATGACCGGGTACAGCGACCCCACCACTACCGACGGATCTGTGACGGGACGGGAGGCCGATGAGACGGCTCGGAACGCCCGAGATCAGCCTCCCGCCGGGCCGACCGGCGGCCTCGCGGAGCCGATCCGAGCGCTGGCTACCGCATCGCTGCCGCCCCGGGACCGATCGCTGCCCGCGACGCTGTGTACGAACGCCGGCGAGGTCGGGCTCGAGGCCGCGGACTCCCACACGCGACCCGATTCAGACCGACTGGGTCGCCTCCTCGAACCCGTCGCCACGTCCGTCGTCCTCCTCGAGGGCTACGTTCGACTCCGGCTCGCGCTGGTGGCGGGCGCCGACGGCGGCGATCACGACGCCCGGGTCCAAACGGCCGACGCGACACCCGAGTGGCTGTCCGTCCTCCTCGAGAACGTTCGGTTCCCGGCGGACCGGGACGCCGTCCTCCTGGCGAGCGATCACCTCCACGCCGGCGCCTACGCGACGGTCGCCGACGCGCCGCTTCCGGCGGAGCGCCGGCTCGAACTGTACCGCCTGCTGACCGAGGGGTCCTCGGCGCTCGCGCGCCGCTTCCTGCTCCTGTCCGACGCCGCGCCGGTCGACGAACGACGCGGCGCCATCGACTCCGCGGCCGTCGAGGCGACGCTCGCCGAGACCGCCGGTGCGCTCGGCGCGACCGTCGTCGGCGCGCCGACCGAAACACGGACGGCGCTGCGGACGTATAGTCACGCGGTGATGACCGCACTCACGTCCCGGACCTCGGTCGCGTCCGACACCGATCTCCGGTCGCGCGCCGCTCGCATCCTCGCCGGCGAGGCCGAGACGCCCGCGGGAACGGCGCCGCGCGACGGGGCCGAGTCGGGCGGTCCGACCGTCGAGTCCCACCTCGAGCGAGCCCGCGGAGCGCTCGAATCGCTGGCCGACGCCGTCGAGACGACCGGCTCCGGTTCGACGCCGCTGGACCGACTCGAGCGAGCGACGCGGCTGCCGTTTTCCGGGTGA